Genomic DNA from Alphaproteobacteria bacterium PA2:
AGCACTTTGACTCAATCCACCGCGATTGTCTGGCGCGCCTGCCCGGCGTTTCATCCATGCGGTCCAGTTTCTCGATCCGGACCATCAAACGCATGCGCGGATTTCCTGTCCGGGCGTAACTGAGCCCGGATGCCAGCCCATTTGACATGGGGCAGCGGATTTGCATTGAGGAACCAAGGCCCCCACGCAGGAAACCAGCCATGACCACGCCACTCAGCGACGCCGCCCTCGACCAGCTTTTCACAAACGCCCGGACCCGCAATGGGTGGACGGACAAGCCGGTCAGCGATGAGCTGATCCACAAGCTGTACGACCTGGTGAAGTTTGGGCCGACGGCCCTGAACGCCTGCCCGGCGCGCTTTGTCTGGGTGCGGAGCGAGGAGGGGAAGAAGACCCTCTCGGACCTGTCGTCAGAGGGCAATCGCGCCAAGATCCTGGCCGCACCGCTCACGGCCATTGTCGGCTATGACCTGGACTTCTCGGAAAAGCTTCCAGAGCTCTTCCCGGCCCGGGGCGAAGCCATGAAGCCCATGTTCAAGAACCCTGCCGTCGCCGAGCCCATGGCCTTCCGCAACAGCACCCTGCAGGGCGCCTATCTGATCCTGGCCGCCCGGGCTCTGGGTCTGGACGCCGGGCCCATGTCCGGCTTCAACAATGCCGCAGTAGATGAGGCCTTCTTCGCGGGCACGGCCATCAAGTCGAACTTCATCTGCTGCCTGGGATACGGTTCGGATGAAAACCTCTTCCCGCGCAATCCCCGCCTCTCGTTTGAGGATGCTGGGCGTCTGGCATAGGGTCAGGGATACCCGACACCCGTCGGGCTTCCTGGCGAATGCCGACAATTGGGGCATTGTCGCCGGTTTGGCTTCATGATCTCCTTCTTCCGACAAGGCCGCCATCCGAGCGGCCAGCAGGAGGAGGGCAAGATGCTGAAAAAGGGCATTCTGTTTTCGGCGACGGCTTTGGGCCTGTCCCTGGTGGGGGCCGGCACACTCGGCGCATCCCGACCTGCAGCTCTCGCGAAACCAGTCGCGCCACGCGCAGGTTCAGCAGCCGGAGCTCCCATGGGGAGCGAACTGCGGTTGCCGGGCTATAATGCTGAACGCAATGCCTATTTCGGCGATCTGCATGTCCACACCTATCTGTCGAACGACGCCTATATCTCCAATGTCCGGCGCACCCCTGATGACGCCTACCGCTTCGCCAGGGGGCAGACCCTGACCCATGCCAGCGGGTTCCAGATCCGACTTGAAGGCGGGCCCCTGGACTTCGTCGCGGTCACCGACCATTCGGAATACCTCTCGGCCATTCGTGAGGCCGCCGACCCGAACAGTCCCCTGGGTAAGCTGGACTTTGTCAAACGGCTGTTCACGACCAACCCGGCCGAGATGCAGAAGGCCTTCTCCGCCTTTGTAGAGGGCAGCCACGGCGGAACCCTGCCCAAGGGGTTTGAGGACCCCGGCATCGTCTCGCGGGGGTGGCGCGAAGTGCAGGACGCCGCCGCAAGGAACTATGTTCCTGGCCGGTTCACCACCCTGGTGGGCTATGAGTACACGTCTGTCCCGGACGGACGTAACAACCACCGGAACGTCTTCTTCAGGTCAGCCAGAACGCCAACGGCGCCGTTTGCGGCGACCCAGTCCGCCAATCCGGAAGATCTGTGGCGGGCCATGGACGGCTGGCGTAGCCGGGGGATCGACGCCCTGGCCATCCCTCACAACGCCAATGGCAGCGACGGGTTGATGTTCGACTCTGTCCGGATGAATGGCAAACCCATTGACCGGGCCTATGCGGAACTGCGCGCGCGCAATGAACCGCTTGCCGAGATCACCCAGATCAAAGGCACATCGGAAACCCACCCGACCCTGTCGCCTAATGACGAGTGGGCGAACTTTGAAATCATGGAGCGGTATATCGGCCAGGATAAACCTGTGACCCGGTTCCATGGCGGTTATGTGCGGCGGGCTCTGGAGGATGGCCTGGTCTTCCGGGACAAGCTGGGGGTCAATCCCTTCAAGCTGGGATTCATCGGCTCGTCGGACAACCACAATGCTTCTCCGGGCGCCGTGGAAGAGCGCAACTATTTTGGCGCCTCAGGCGGCAGGGACGGCAAGCCTACCGTCCGTGACGGCGTCCCCGCCGGCGGCTCGAAGACCTGGGAAGGCGGCGGAGCTGGCCTGATCCGTCAGGTGCGGGGCGCCAGCGGCCTTGCGGGTGTCTGGGCCGAACAGAATACCCGGGATGCCATATTCTCAGCCCTCAAACGCCGGGAGACCTTTGCTACATCCGGGCCCCGGATCCGGGTTCGCTTCTTTGCGGGCTACGACTTTCCCCGTGATCTCGCCGGCCGGCGGGATGCTGTTCGCTACGCCTATGCGCACGGGACTCCCATGGGTGGGGACCTGCTGCCGGCCAGGCAGGGTCAGCCCAGCTTTCTGGTGATGGCGGTGCGTGATCCCGGATCGGCCCATCTGCAAAGGGCCCAGATCGTGAAGGGCTGGGTGGAAAACGGCCAGGCCCGGGAACGGGTCTTTGATGTCGCCTGCTCTGATGGATTGAAGGTGGACGGCGCAAGCGGCCGATGCCCGGACAACAAGGCTGGCGTTGATCTGCGGACCTGTCAGCCGGATCGTTTCAAGGGCGATGTCGAGCTGCGGGCAAACTGGTCTGATCCGACATTCAAGCCAGGACAGCGCGCCTTCTATTATGTGCGGATTATCGAAAATCCGACCTGTCGCTGGTCGACCTGGGACGCCTTGCGAAACGGCACTCCGCCCAATCCCAAACTGCCGGCTCTGATCAACGAGCGGGCCTGGTCATCGCCCATCTGGTACGAGCCCAGGGCCTGATGACCAGAAGGGTTTGCCCGGCGCAGGACAGACCTGCGCCGGGCCGGGACGTCTAGAACCTGAACTTGGCTTCCAGGTCGATCTGCTGCGGCTCATTGAGCGTGCAGCGCAGGACGGTGCCACCAGTGACCGAATTGTTGAGACCAAAGGCGGCGTTGTTCGGTTGCGCAAAAATGCCGGTGCAGAAGGACTTGTTGGCCAGGTTCTGGCCGACGAGGGCGACTTCCCACTTTTCGTCGGGGCCCCGCAGCGAAACCCGACCGCCAAAGAGCTGATAGCCGGCCTGCATGGCGTCCGGATTGTTGTCACCGGCTGAGGCCAGGCTCTGACGGGACACAAAGCTCATGTCACCGCGAACCATCCAGCTCCAGCCATTCTCAAGGCGTCCCACATACTGGGCCGAGGTCGCGCCTTGCCAACGGGGGGAATAGGGCAGGCGTTGCCCGGTCAGGTCCTGCGGGGTCGTGAAGGCGGGCAGGGGCGGGGCGCCCTTGAACACCAGGTACTTGGAGTCGAGGAAGGCCGCTGACAGGGTCAGGGTCAGTGGGGGGATCGGACGGGCGAGGGCGTCAAACTCCAGGCCCTGCTGCCGGACGGTTCCGTTGTTCTGGGTCTTGAAGGTGACGCCGTCGAAGCTGCGGAACTGGAGGTCCTGAACCTTGGTCCGGTACAGCGTGGCGTTTGCAATCAGCCGGCGGTCAAACCACTGCGACTTGACGCCCAGCTCGACATTTTCCGTGGTCTCTGGACGGAAGGTCCGGTTTTTCGCGCCAACCGCAGCGGTGGTCGGAGGCGAGGAGTCAAACCCGCCCGACTTGAAGCCCGTGGAATAGCTGGCGAAAATCATCACGTCGTCCGAAGCTTGGTAGCTTCCGTTGAGACGGTAGGTGAACTTCTCGGCCTTTGTTGCGAGCAGGCTGACTTCAGGCGCCTGGGCTGCAATCGGATTGTTCTGCACCGATTTCATGATCCCCGACTTGTCGTCGTGGGTGTAGCGGATGCCGCCCGTGAACGAGAACTTTTCAGTGAGCTTGTAGGTCGCCTGGGTGTAGGC
This window encodes:
- a CDS encoding malonic semialdehyde reductase, whose product is MTTPLSDAALDQLFTNARTRNGWTDKPVSDELIHKLYDLVKFGPTALNACPARFVWVRSEEGKKTLSDLSSEGNRAKILAAPLTAIVGYDLDFSEKLPELFPARGEAMKPMFKNPAVAEPMAFRNSTLQGAYLILAARALGLDAGPMSGFNNAAVDEAFFAGTAIKSNFICCLGYGSDENLFPRNPRLSFEDAGRLA